One segment of Castanea sativa cultivar Marrone di Chiusa Pesio chromosome 3, ASM4071231v1 DNA contains the following:
- the LOC142627210 gene encoding sugar transporter ERD6-like 5 isoform X4, which produces MCSWQASNQGRAFQKKLAQEQPSHCNLFILMCVDLSSHHHLGAWLLDLGRLSLGFGFGLTCYVVPTYLSEITPKNLRGGITSVSMAMMPLSVSVAYLIGSVINWRALALIGAIPCLLQLFGLFFIPESPRWLAKIGREKEFEAALQHLRGKNVNISDEAADIKDYTENIQKIPEDKILDLFQQKYAHLHIVGIGLMVLQQFGGLNGYTYYMNEIFELAGVPSITGFIVVSIPQIPAIALGSILIEKFGRRTLLMVCVTGECLGCFLTGLSFVLQNLNWWMEAAPTLVLSGIVVFKVSYSLGVGSIPWIIISEIFPINIKGSAGSICNAVNWFCTWLVSFTFNFLVEWSLAGTFFIYGSMSCLGVLFIAKLVPETKGRTLEEIQASLTHILQ; this is translated from the exons ATGTGTTCTTGGCAAGCAAGCAATCAAGGAAGAGCTTTCCAAAAGAAGCTAGCACAAGAGCAACCAAGCCATTGTAACTTGTTCATATTGATGTGTGTGGACCTATCAAGTCATCATCACTTG GGTGCTTGGTTGCTCGACCTCGGAAGACTGTCTttgggatttggatttggaCTGACCTGTTACGTG GTACCTACTTACCTATCAGAAATTACACCCAAGAATCTTAGGGGAGGAATTACGTCAGTCTCTATG GCAATGATGCCTCTTAGTGTATCAGTTGCATATCTGATTGGCTCTGTCATCAACTGGCGTGCCTTGGCTCTAATAG gAGCTATTCCATGTCTATTACAACTTTTTGGTCTATTCTTCATTCCAGAGTCCCCTAGATGGCTG GCAAAGATTGGCCGAGAAAAAGAATTTGAAGCTGCACTACAACACCTAAGGGGAAAGAATGTTAATATTTCTGATGAGGCTGCTGATATCAAA GATTATACTGAAAACATCCAGAAGATCCCAGAAGACAAAATCCTAGACTTGTTTCAGCAGAAATATGCTCATTTACACATT GTTGGAATTGGACTGATGGTACTGCAACAATTTGGAGGGCTTAATGGATATACATATTATATGAATGAAATTTTTGAACTGGCTG GTGTGCCAAGTATTACTGGGTTTATAGTGGTATCCATTCCTCAG ATTCCGGCAATCGCTTTGGGATCAATCTTGATAGAAAAATTTGGAAGGCGGACATTATTGATG GTTTGTGTTACCGGGGAATGCTTAGGTTGCTTTCTTACTGGACTATCATTCGTATTGCAG AACCTTAATTGGTGGATGGAAGCCGCTCCTACTTTGGTGCTTTCAGGCATAGTG GTTTTTAAGGTATCCTATTCATTGGGTGTTGGATCAATACCATGGATTATAATATCAGAG ATATTTCCTATTAATATAAAGGGCTCAGCTGGAAGCATTTGCAATGCAGTCAATTGGTTTTGCACTTGGCTTGTTTCATTCACATTTAACTTTCTAGTAGAATGGAGCCTAGCAG gaacatttttcatatatgGAAGCATGTCGTGTTTGGGTGTTCTGTTCATTGCAAAGCTGGTACCTGAGACTAAAGGGCGAACTCTAGAAGAAATACAAGCATCACTCACTCATATTCTGCAATAA
- the LOC142627210 gene encoding sugar transporter ERD6-like 5 isoform X3 gives MEDEELAKSLLVTQQPDNIRISNGFGSNDTGASASASASASGVTAVLLLSAFVTACSAFAGGFVAGYSAPAESGIIDDLGLSVAEYSVFGSIMTIGGMVGAVISGKLADIIGRKYTMWILDIFYIMGWLAIYFAKGAWLLDLGRLSLGFGFGLTCYVVPTYLSEITPKNLRGGITSVSMAMMPLSVSVAYLIGSVINWRALALIGAIPCLLQLFGLFFIPESPRWLVGIGLMVLQQFGGLNGYTYYMNEIFELAGVPSITGFIVVSIPQIPAIALGSILIEKFGRRTLLMVCVTGECLGCFLTGLSFVLQNLNWWMEAAPTLVLSGIVVFKVSYSLGVGSIPWIIISEIFPINIKGSAGSICNAVNWFCTWLVSFTFNFLVEWSLAGTFFIYGSMSCLGVLFIAKLVPETKGRTLEEIQASLTHILQ, from the exons ATGGAAGACGAGGAACTAGCAAAGTCTCTGCTAGTTACACAACAGCCTGATAATATCAGAATTAGCAATGGCTTTGGTTCCAATGATACTGGTGCAAGTGCAAGTGCAAGTGCAAGTGCAAGTGGTGTCACCGCTGTTCTTCTTCTTAGTGCCTTTGTCACTGCTTGTAGCGCCTTTGCTGGTGGATTTGTG GCGGGGTACTCGGCCCCTGCTGAATCTGGAATTATTGATGATTTGGGACTTTCTGTGGCTGAG TATTCAGTTTTCGGTTCCATAATGACGATTGGTGGAATGGTAGGTGCAGTAATAAGTGGGAAATTAGCAGACATCATCGGTCGTAAATAT ACTATGTGGATTCTGGATATATTTTACATAATGGGGTGGCTCGCAATATATTTTGCTAAG GGTGCTTGGTTGCTCGACCTCGGAAGACTGTCTttgggatttggatttggaCTGACCTGTTACGTG GTACCTACTTACCTATCAGAAATTACACCCAAGAATCTTAGGGGAGGAATTACGTCAGTCTCTATG GCAATGATGCCTCTTAGTGTATCAGTTGCATATCTGATTGGCTCTGTCATCAACTGGCGTGCCTTGGCTCTAATAG gAGCTATTCCATGTCTATTACAACTTTTTGGTCTATTCTTCATTCCAGAGTCCCCTAGATGGCTG GTTGGAATTGGACTGATGGTACTGCAACAATTTGGAGGGCTTAATGGATATACATATTATATGAATGAAATTTTTGAACTGGCTG GTGTGCCAAGTATTACTGGGTTTATAGTGGTATCCATTCCTCAG ATTCCGGCAATCGCTTTGGGATCAATCTTGATAGAAAAATTTGGAAGGCGGACATTATTGATG GTTTGTGTTACCGGGGAATGCTTAGGTTGCTTTCTTACTGGACTATCATTCGTATTGCAG AACCTTAATTGGTGGATGGAAGCCGCTCCTACTTTGGTGCTTTCAGGCATAGTG GTTTTTAAGGTATCCTATTCATTGGGTGTTGGATCAATACCATGGATTATAATATCAGAG ATATTTCCTATTAATATAAAGGGCTCAGCTGGAAGCATTTGCAATGCAGTCAATTGGTTTTGCACTTGGCTTGTTTCATTCACATTTAACTTTCTAGTAGAATGGAGCCTAGCAG gaacatttttcatatatgGAAGCATGTCGTGTTTGGGTGTTCTGTTCATTGCAAAGCTGGTACCTGAGACTAAAGGGCGAACTCTAGAAGAAATACAAGCATCACTCACTCATATTCTGCAATAA
- the LOC142627210 gene encoding sugar transporter ERD6-like 5 isoform X2, producing MEDEELAKSLLVTQQPDNIRISNGFGSNDTGASASASASASGVTAVLLLSAFVTACSAFAGGFVAGYSAPAESGIIDDLGLSVAEYSVFGSIMTIGGMVGAVISGKLADIIGRKYGAWLLDLGRLSLGFGFGLTCYVVPTYLSEITPKNLRGGITSVSMAMMPLSVSVAYLIGSVINWRALALIGAIPCLLQLFGLFFIPESPRWLAKIGREKEFEAALQHLRGKNVNISDEAADIKDYTENIQKIPEDKILDLFQQKYAHLHIVGIGLMVLQQFGGLNGYTYYMNEIFELAGVPSITGFIVVSIPQIPAIALGSILIEKFGRRTLLMVCVTGECLGCFLTGLSFVLQNLNWWMEAAPTLVLSGIVVFKVSYSLGVGSIPWIIISEIFPINIKGSAGSICNAVNWFCTWLVSFTFNFLVEWSLAGTFFIYGSMSCLGVLFIAKLVPETKGRTLEEIQASLTHILQ from the exons ATGGAAGACGAGGAACTAGCAAAGTCTCTGCTAGTTACACAACAGCCTGATAATATCAGAATTAGCAATGGCTTTGGTTCCAATGATACTGGTGCAAGTGCAAGTGCAAGTGCAAGTGCAAGTGGTGTCACCGCTGTTCTTCTTCTTAGTGCCTTTGTCACTGCTTGTAGCGCCTTTGCTGGTGGATTTGTG GCGGGGTACTCGGCCCCTGCTGAATCTGGAATTATTGATGATTTGGGACTTTCTGTGGCTGAG TATTCAGTTTTCGGTTCCATAATGACGATTGGTGGAATGGTAGGTGCAGTAATAAGTGGGAAATTAGCAGACATCATCGGTCGTAAATAT GGTGCTTGGTTGCTCGACCTCGGAAGACTGTCTttgggatttggatttggaCTGACCTGTTACGTG GTACCTACTTACCTATCAGAAATTACACCCAAGAATCTTAGGGGAGGAATTACGTCAGTCTCTATG GCAATGATGCCTCTTAGTGTATCAGTTGCATATCTGATTGGCTCTGTCATCAACTGGCGTGCCTTGGCTCTAATAG gAGCTATTCCATGTCTATTACAACTTTTTGGTCTATTCTTCATTCCAGAGTCCCCTAGATGGCTG GCAAAGATTGGCCGAGAAAAAGAATTTGAAGCTGCACTACAACACCTAAGGGGAAAGAATGTTAATATTTCTGATGAGGCTGCTGATATCAAA GATTATACTGAAAACATCCAGAAGATCCCAGAAGACAAAATCCTAGACTTGTTTCAGCAGAAATATGCTCATTTACACATT GTTGGAATTGGACTGATGGTACTGCAACAATTTGGAGGGCTTAATGGATATACATATTATATGAATGAAATTTTTGAACTGGCTG GTGTGCCAAGTATTACTGGGTTTATAGTGGTATCCATTCCTCAG ATTCCGGCAATCGCTTTGGGATCAATCTTGATAGAAAAATTTGGAAGGCGGACATTATTGATG GTTTGTGTTACCGGGGAATGCTTAGGTTGCTTTCTTACTGGACTATCATTCGTATTGCAG AACCTTAATTGGTGGATGGAAGCCGCTCCTACTTTGGTGCTTTCAGGCATAGTG GTTTTTAAGGTATCCTATTCATTGGGTGTTGGATCAATACCATGGATTATAATATCAGAG ATATTTCCTATTAATATAAAGGGCTCAGCTGGAAGCATTTGCAATGCAGTCAATTGGTTTTGCACTTGGCTTGTTTCATTCACATTTAACTTTCTAGTAGAATGGAGCCTAGCAG gaacatttttcatatatgGAAGCATGTCGTGTTTGGGTGTTCTGTTCATTGCAAAGCTGGTACCTGAGACTAAAGGGCGAACTCTAGAAGAAATACAAGCATCACTCACTCATATTCTGCAATAA
- the LOC142627210 gene encoding sugar transporter ERD6-like 5 isoform X1 gives MEDEELAKSLLVTQQPDNIRISNGFGSNDTGASASASASASGVTAVLLLSAFVTACSAFAGGFVAGYSAPAESGIIDDLGLSVAEYSVFGSIMTIGGMVGAVISGKLADIIGRKYTMWILDIFYIMGWLAIYFAKGAWLLDLGRLSLGFGFGLTCYVVPTYLSEITPKNLRGGITSVSMAMMPLSVSVAYLIGSVINWRALALIGAIPCLLQLFGLFFIPESPRWLAKIGREKEFEAALQHLRGKNVNISDEAADIKDYTENIQKIPEDKILDLFQQKYAHLHIVGIGLMVLQQFGGLNGYTYYMNEIFELAGVPSITGFIVVSIPQIPAIALGSILIEKFGRRTLLMVCVTGECLGCFLTGLSFVLQNLNWWMEAAPTLVLSGIVVFKVSYSLGVGSIPWIIISEIFPINIKGSAGSICNAVNWFCTWLVSFTFNFLVEWSLAGTFFIYGSMSCLGVLFIAKLVPETKGRTLEEIQASLTHILQ, from the exons ATGGAAGACGAGGAACTAGCAAAGTCTCTGCTAGTTACACAACAGCCTGATAATATCAGAATTAGCAATGGCTTTGGTTCCAATGATACTGGTGCAAGTGCAAGTGCAAGTGCAAGTGCAAGTGGTGTCACCGCTGTTCTTCTTCTTAGTGCCTTTGTCACTGCTTGTAGCGCCTTTGCTGGTGGATTTGTG GCGGGGTACTCGGCCCCTGCTGAATCTGGAATTATTGATGATTTGGGACTTTCTGTGGCTGAG TATTCAGTTTTCGGTTCCATAATGACGATTGGTGGAATGGTAGGTGCAGTAATAAGTGGGAAATTAGCAGACATCATCGGTCGTAAATAT ACTATGTGGATTCTGGATATATTTTACATAATGGGGTGGCTCGCAATATATTTTGCTAAG GGTGCTTGGTTGCTCGACCTCGGAAGACTGTCTttgggatttggatttggaCTGACCTGTTACGTG GTACCTACTTACCTATCAGAAATTACACCCAAGAATCTTAGGGGAGGAATTACGTCAGTCTCTATG GCAATGATGCCTCTTAGTGTATCAGTTGCATATCTGATTGGCTCTGTCATCAACTGGCGTGCCTTGGCTCTAATAG gAGCTATTCCATGTCTATTACAACTTTTTGGTCTATTCTTCATTCCAGAGTCCCCTAGATGGCTG GCAAAGATTGGCCGAGAAAAAGAATTTGAAGCTGCACTACAACACCTAAGGGGAAAGAATGTTAATATTTCTGATGAGGCTGCTGATATCAAA GATTATACTGAAAACATCCAGAAGATCCCAGAAGACAAAATCCTAGACTTGTTTCAGCAGAAATATGCTCATTTACACATT GTTGGAATTGGACTGATGGTACTGCAACAATTTGGAGGGCTTAATGGATATACATATTATATGAATGAAATTTTTGAACTGGCTG GTGTGCCAAGTATTACTGGGTTTATAGTGGTATCCATTCCTCAG ATTCCGGCAATCGCTTTGGGATCAATCTTGATAGAAAAATTTGGAAGGCGGACATTATTGATG GTTTGTGTTACCGGGGAATGCTTAGGTTGCTTTCTTACTGGACTATCATTCGTATTGCAG AACCTTAATTGGTGGATGGAAGCCGCTCCTACTTTGGTGCTTTCAGGCATAGTG GTTTTTAAGGTATCCTATTCATTGGGTGTTGGATCAATACCATGGATTATAATATCAGAG ATATTTCCTATTAATATAAAGGGCTCAGCTGGAAGCATTTGCAATGCAGTCAATTGGTTTTGCACTTGGCTTGTTTCATTCACATTTAACTTTCTAGTAGAATGGAGCCTAGCAG gaacatttttcatatatgGAAGCATGTCGTGTTTGGGTGTTCTGTTCATTGCAAAGCTGGTACCTGAGACTAAAGGGCGAACTCTAGAAGAAATACAAGCATCACTCACTCATATTCTGCAATAA